The Geobacillus genomosp. 3 genome segment CATGCTTGTCGCCGTCCGTTCCATCACGAAAATGAACGGCCATATTAGCGTTTTAATGGAAGGATTGATGATCCCAAGACGGACCCATTTAGCCGAAGTCGTATTGGCCGGCCTTGTCGAGAAAGGACTGCAAGGCGAAGCGCTGCTCAAAGAATTCCGCCAACAAATGGACGAACGGCAAGGCGCAAGAACACATCATGAACGAAACAGATAAACGGCTAGGGAGCGCGCTCCCTAGCCGTTTGATGTTCGATGTTCCGGCTGTCAACTTTTCCATCCCGCTTCCCTTGAAGAGGGGGATTTTTTGCCTACAGATTCCGACAAAGTCGCGCGAACGGCCTTGTCTATCCGGACAGGGCGGGCGGTGACGATATAGCGTTTCGGGGCGGGACCGATGAGGCGAAACGGATAGCACGTCGTCACGGTCAGCGTCGGCCGCGCTTTATCGACTAAAACGGTCCGGTCATCGTCATCGACGATGCGAATATGGACGACACGATAATGAATGACCTCGTCATTTGCCCGAATGATGAGCGCATCGCCGATCCCGATTTCCCCAAAGCGGCGAAACACGGTGTCGCGGTGGCCGGACAATACGACATGCCCGTTGCCGCCCGGCCAGGCGCTCGCCGGGTAATGGCCGACGCCGCGACGGAGCTCTTGTTCCCGAACGCCTTCATATACCGGAATCGCCACCCCGAGCTTCGGAATGGCTAGTTCGCCAAGATAGACGCCAATCGGCAGAGAAAAAGACCCTTCCCGACCGTCAGGCGGATGAACAGCCCGAGAACGCATGTCCGCTTCTCGTTTAGGCGCATGCCATACAGGAGGACGGGCATTGTCTTGCTTTGCCGCTCCCCGCCCAGCCATGTACCAATATCCGTTCCAGCCGGCCATCATCATTCCGATGACAATGAAC includes the following:
- a CDS encoding class D sortase — protein: MGREQYTDRLSRQGRAVRYAAFMFIVIGMMMAGWNGYWYMAGRGAAKQDNARPPVWHAPKREADMRSRAVHPPDGREGSFSLPIGVYLGELAIPKLGVAIPVYEGVREQELRRGVGHYPASAWPGGNGHVVLSGHRDTVFRRFGEIGIGDALIIRANDEVIHYRVVHIRIVDDDDRTVLVDKARPTLTVTTCYPFRLIGPAPKRYIVTARPVRIDKAVRATLSESVGKKSPSSREAGWKS